One window of the Candidatus Zixiibacteriota bacterium genome contains the following:
- a CDS encoding putative Sugar phosphate isomerase/epimerase (Evidence 3 : Putative function from multiple computational evidences) encodes MANTEYKFGISTTFDYSVDIGTQVGLIAESGFDFISIGANLEHSHFEEPAKFERILKQVKAKGLFVDSAHAPFGEEYDPAQRDNSIREGAVSRLKSFQNLCAVYGIPIMILHPHHYFDGGREECLERAIKSLQELNEKKRPEVKIALENLPGGDSVWMFEKLMDRFSDSDFGFCYDSSHDNMSGDPFGLLENLAERLTTCHLSDNHGKDDEHLIPGDGIIDWRKMRGIFDRAMKIRNILFEVGTGAKLSEDPEIFLARTVRAARKIFSSA; translated from the coding sequence ATGGCAAATACAGAATATAAATTTGGAATATCAACCACGTTCGATTATTCGGTCGATATCGGGACTCAAGTCGGTCTGATTGCCGAAAGCGGCTTCGATTTCATCTCTATCGGGGCCAATTTGGAGCACAGCCATTTTGAGGAGCCGGCGAAATTCGAGCGAATTTTAAAGCAAGTCAAGGCAAAGGGATTGTTTGTCGATTCGGCACACGCCCCATTTGGAGAGGAATATGACCCGGCGCAGAGGGACAATTCGATTCGGGAAGGGGCGGTGAGCCGGCTAAAATCGTTCCAGAACCTGTGTGCTGTTTATGGGATCCCGATAATGATATTGCATCCCCATCACTATTTTGACGGCGGTCGCGAGGAATGCCTGGAACGGGCCATAAAGTCCCTTCAAGAATTGAACGAAAAAAAGAGGCCGGAGGTCAAGATTGCTCTCGAGAATCTGCCGGGCGGCGATAGTGTCTGGATGTTTGAAAAATTAATGGATCGATTCAGCGATTCGGATTTCGGTTTCTGCTACGACAGTTCTCATGATAATATGAGTGGGGATCCCTTTGGCCTTCTTGAAAATCTCGCGGAACGACTGACAACCTGTCATCTTTCCGACAATCATGGCAAAGATGACGAACATCTGATTCCCGGGGACGGAATAATTGACTGGCGGAAAATGCGGGGTATTTTTGACAGGGCCATGAAGATCAGGAATATTCTTTTTGAAGTCGGGACAGGAGCGAAATTAAGTGAAGATCCCGAGATCTTTCTGGCGCGAACAGTAAGAGCGGCCAGAAAAATTTTCAGTTCCGCCTGA
- a CDS encoding exported hypothetical protein (Evidence 5 : Unknown function) translates to MRSMNGTVAFFLIGFSILFGVAAAQMAPGQDTVDYLLEQGDRAFIGKNYMDALKAYDQAIDLDPKFATSYVQRGVVFGNMGQYDNAIKDFTKAINLDSSVGIAYYSRALAFERKGQPDSAIADYGMAITNEPQNGSAHFNRGILLYKKGLYDQAIDDYQKAIKTKPNDERIYINLGHAYMAKKALDLAEKNYSQAIKINSGSADGHYYRGLALYDLTRYEEAIAEFRKTIEVNPNYINAYFNLGATLEWMKRYDEAIDAFNQYIKKASVTDGTKIQNVQNEIKNIEGKKKRAAEQGK, encoded by the coding sequence ATGCGATCGATGAATGGAACCGTTGCTTTTTTTCTTATTGGCTTTTCGATTTTGTTCGGGGTAGCCGCCGCCCAGATGGCGCCGGGGCAGGATACGGTCGATTATCTTCTGGAACAGGGGGATCGGGCGTTTATCGGCAAGAATTATATGGATGCCCTCAAGGCCTATGACCAGGCCATCGACCTCGATCCGAAATTTGCCACATCGTATGTTCAGCGCGGCGTGGTGTTCGGCAACATGGGGCAATATGATAATGCCATTAAGGATTTTACGAAAGCGATCAATCTGGATTCATCCGTCGGCATAGCCTATTACAGTCGGGCTCTGGCATTTGAAAGGAAAGGTCAGCCGGACAGCGCGATTGCCGACTACGGCATGGCCATCACCAATGAACCCCAGAACGGTTCGGCCCATTTTAATCGGGGGATTTTGCTTTACAAGAAAGGGCTTTATGATCAAGCCATCGATGATTACCAGAAGGCAATTAAGACAAAGCCCAATGACGAGAGAATATATATCAATCTGGGACACGCATACATGGCAAAAAAGGCCCTTGATCTGGCCGAGAAAAATTATTCACAGGCAATCAAGATCAATTCCGGTTCGGCCGACGGCCATTATTATCGAGGGCTTGCTCTGTATGACCTGACTCGATATGAAGAGGCAATTGCGGAATTTAGAAAGACGATAGAAGTAAATCCAAATTATATCAATGCCTACTTTAATCTGGGGGCAACGCTGGAGTGGATGAAGCGCTATGATGAAGCGATTGATGCCTTCAATCAATACATCAAGAAAGCGTCCGTAACCGATGGAACAAAAATTCAAAATGTTCAAAATGAAATCAAAAATATCGAAGGGAAAAAGAAACGCGCCGCCGAACAGGGGAAATGA
- the cysK gene encoding cysteine synthase A, O-acetylserine sulfhydrolase A subunit (Evidence 2a : Function from experimental evidences in other organisms; PubMedId : 2457575, 3062311, 3290198, 6302202, 8506346, 8774726, 9298646; Product type e : enzyme), protein MSRIAEDISQLIGKTPLVKLHRMGKGLPGEVVVKLESFNPCSSVKDRIAFFMIEDAEKKGQITNDTVIIEPTSGNTGIALAFICAARGYKLILTMPDTMSLERRNLLKALGAQLILTPGAEGMPGAVKKAEELVASTPHSFMPQQFNNPANPAAHLATTGPEIWQDTDGKVDVLISAVGTGGTITGTGKFLKKMKPSVKLIAVEPEASPFLSKGERGPHPIQGIGAGFKPEVLDLSIIDEILTVGNDEAIMATRRMVREEGILAGISAGANVAVALRVAARPENAGKMIVTFICDTGERYLSTPTYLEL, encoded by the coding sequence ATGAGCAGGATAGCAGAAGATATATCGCAATTAATCGGGAAGACACCGCTGGTGAAATTGCATCGGATGGGGAAGGGATTACCAGGGGAAGTGGTGGTTAAATTGGAATCTTTCAACCCCTGTTCGTCCGTAAAGGACAGAATTGCCTTCTTCATGATAGAGGATGCCGAAAAGAAGGGGCAAATAACAAACGACACAGTAATTATAGAACCAACCTCCGGCAATACCGGCATAGCCCTGGCTTTTATTTGTGCGGCGCGGGGATATAAATTGATTTTGACCATGCCTGATACGATGTCGCTGGAGCGCAGGAACCTCTTGAAAGCTCTGGGGGCCCAATTGATCCTTACGCCGGGAGCCGAAGGAATGCCCGGAGCAGTTAAAAAGGCCGAGGAGCTGGTCGCTTCGACCCCGCATTCATTTATGCCGCAGCAATTCAACAATCCGGCCAACCCGGCGGCGCATCTGGCAACAACCGGTCCGGAAATATGGCAGGATACCGACGGCAAAGTCGATGTCTTAATTTCGGCGGTGGGAACAGGTGGAACTATTACGGGGACGGGAAAATTTCTCAAGAAAATGAAGCCATCGGTAAAACTGATCGCAGTCGAGCCGGAGGCGTCGCCGTTTCTTTCCAAAGGGGAACGAGGGCCGCATCCGATTCAAGGGATAGGCGCCGGTTTCAAGCCGGAAGTCTTGGACCTGAGCATCATCGACGAAATATTGACGGTCGGTAATGATGAAGCCATTATGGCGACGCGGCGGATGGTCAGAGAGGAAGGTATTCTGGCCGGCATTTCGGCCGGGGCGAATGTGGCCGTGGCCCTGAGGGTGGCGGCGCGACCCGAAAATGCTGGGAAGATGATAGTCACTTTCATCTGCGATACCGGTGAGAGGTATCTTTCGACCCCGACCTATCTAGAACTCTAG
- the ftnA gene encoding Ferritin: protein MISSKMEQALNGQIKEEYFSSYLYLAMSAHFKAANLDGFAHWMRIQSQEEMTHALKIFDYVNEQQGKVTLENIDKPQSEWGTPLSIFEAAYKHEQKITGLIGRLADLAIAEKDHATAGFLQWFVKEQVEEEATAADIVHKLKMVGDSNQGLFMVDRYLGERK from the coding sequence ATGATTAGCAGCAAAATGGAACAGGCTCTCAACGGGCAAATCAAAGAGGAATATTTTTCATCTTACCTGTATCTGGCCATGTCGGCCCATTTCAAGGCCGCCAATCTTGACGGTTTCGCGCACTGGATGAGAATTCAATCGCAGGAGGAAATGACTCACGCCTTGAAAATCTTCGACTATGTCAACGAACAGCAGGGCAAAGTCACTCTGGAAAATATTGACAAACCGCAGTCGGAATGGGGCACGCCCCTGTCGATTTTCGAGGCCGCCTATAAGCACGAACAGAAAATTACAGGATTAATCGGCAGACTGGCCGATCTGGCCATTGCCGAAAAAGATCACGCCACTGCCGGTTTTCTTCAGTGGTTTGTCAAGGAGCAGGTCGAGGAAGAAGCGACCGCGGCTGATATCGTCCACAAGTTGAAAATGGTCGGCGATTCCAATCAGGGCCTGTTTATGGTTGACCGCTACCTCGGTGAAAGAAAGTAA
- a CDS encoding 11 hemes c containing cytochrome yields MGNRQIWGRIILAGMIILAAGSNLLGQEAISNSDCMNCHDVAGGEIGKTIDSSLAMSSHSGMSCTDCHSSIKSLPHDEKVAPVDCGICHTTESEQYKWHGRLQYPGGSDIPDCADCHGKHDILPVTNKDSRINPINLPMTCGRCHSDLNLVKKHDILIGNAVSVYESSVHGKAALGGVYTAATCNDCHSTAGTAHKILSPGDPESSINHFNIPRTCGKCHRNVENDYWEGIHGKLVARGETDAPVCTNCHGEHGIIAPSDPRSPVSPARIAEATCSPCHESAYLNEKYGIPGGRLKSFVDSYHGLKSKAGDVTVANCSSCHGAHRILPHSDPTSSIFPANLRKTCGQCHPGISAEMAKTPIHSTPGISQTPLARTIGKIYIVVIILIIGLMLVHWLIDLRKQIKNISLKEQIKRMTYNEVWQHTFLMVTFITLVITGFALRYSESWWVQIMFGWEGGFPVRGIVHRTAAVLFILTSLWHLFYLTTPRGRQFLKDIFPNKKDFGEFIQMIKYNLGFKVTKPAFGRFSYIEKAEYWALVWGTGVMILSGLFLWFDNLAVAWFPKGFLDVMLVMHFYEAWLAFLAILIWHMYSTVFSPNVYPMNPSWYTGKMPKEWYEHEHPDDPALKEKEETVEE; encoded by the coding sequence ATGGGTAACAGGCAAATTTGGGGTAGAATAATTCTCGCGGGGATGATAATTCTGGCCGCCGGATCAAACCTTCTCGGTCAGGAAGCGATCAGTAACAGTGATTGCATGAATTGCCATGATGTGGCGGGCGGTGAAATCGGAAAGACGATTGACAGCTCACTGGCAATGTCATCGCACAGCGGGATGAGTTGCACCGATTGCCACAGTTCCATCAAATCGCTTCCTCATGATGAAAAAGTCGCCCCGGTGGATTGCGGCATTTGCCACACGACGGAATCGGAGCAGTATAAATGGCACGGACGCCTGCAGTATCCGGGCGGTTCCGATATCCCGGATTGCGCCGATTGCCACGGCAAGCATGACATTCTGCCGGTGACCAATAAGGACTCGCGAATAAATCCGATAAACCTGCCGATGACTTGCGGGCGGTGCCACAGCGATCTTAATCTGGTAAAGAAGCACGATATTCTAATCGGGAACGCCGTTTCGGTTTACGAAAGCAGCGTACACGGCAAAGCGGCGCTGGGCGGAGTATATACGGCGGCGACCTGTAATGACTGTCATTCGACGGCGGGAACGGCACATAAAATTCTTTCGCCGGGCGATCCGGAATCGTCGATTAACCATTTTAATATTCCCCGGACCTGCGGCAAGTGTCATCGCAATGTCGAGAATGACTACTGGGAAGGAATTCATGGAAAACTGGTGGCGCGGGGAGAGACCGATGCGCCGGTTTGCACCAACTGCCACGGCGAGCACGGTATCATTGCGCCGAGCGACCCCCGATCTCCGGTCAGTCCGGCCCGTATTGCGGAAGCGACCTGTTCTCCCTGTCATGAATCGGCGTATCTTAATGAAAAGTATGGCATCCCCGGCGGGCGCTTGAAATCGTTTGTCGACAGCTATCACGGATTAAAAAGCAAGGCGGGAGACGTGACTGTGGCCAACTGCTCATCGTGCCATGGCGCCCATAGAATACTACCCCATAGCGATCCGACCTCTTCAATCTTCCCGGCAAATTTGAGGAAGACCTGCGGCCAGTGCCACCCGGGGATATCGGCCGAGATGGCCAAAACCCCGATTCATAGTACGCCCGGCATATCGCAAACGCCGCTGGCGCGGACGATAGGGAAAATTTATATAGTTGTCATTATACTAATTATCGGCCTGATGCTGGTTCACTGGCTCATTGACCTGCGCAAACAGATCAAAAACATAAGTCTGAAAGAACAGATCAAGCGGATGACCTATAATGAAGTCTGGCAACATACATTCCTTATGGTAACATTTATTACCCTTGTGATTACCGGCTTCGCCCTGAGATATTCGGAGTCGTGGTGGGTGCAAATAATGTTCGGTTGGGAAGGAGGGTTCCCGGTCAGGGGTATTGTTCACCGGACGGCGGCGGTGCTTTTCATCCTCACCAGTCTCTGGCACCTGTTCTATCTGACCACGCCTCGGGGCCGCCAATTCCTGAAGGATATCTTTCCCAATAAGAAGGATTTTGGCGAATTTATCCAAATGATTAAGTATAACCTCGGCTTCAAGGTTACCAAGCCGGCGTTTGGGCGATTCAGCTATATCGAAAAAGCAGAGTACTGGGCGCTGGTCTGGGGGACGGGCGTAATGATACTTAGCGGCCTGTTTCTCTGGTTCGACAATCTGGCAGTGGCCTGGTTTCCCAAGGGATTTCTCGATGTGATGCTTGTCATGCATTTTTACGAGGCCTGGCTGGCATTTTTGGCGATACTCATCTGGCACATGTATTCAACCGTATTCAGCCCCAATGTCTATCCGATGAACCCGTCATGGTACACCGGGAAAATGCCGAAGGAATGGTATGAACATGAGCATCCGGATGACCCGGCCCTGAAGGAAAAAGAAGAGACAGTCGAGGAATAG
- a CDS encoding conserved membrane hypothetical protein (Evidence 4 : Unknown function but conserved in other organisms), with translation MTAIRYKFNILLFLVCLTFAGGIAMGQTADDCLSCHGDITLTTARDGKQISLFIDEKIYKKSVHGGNDCVTCHADLSGTEFPHKAKVDPVDCGLCHDQVAAVYDGSLHGKAVTAGIKLAPRCWDCHGSHDIVPVKSPESRVTKFNIPFVCGSCHKEGTPVSRDFAIPQDSILTHYSESIHGEGLYKQGLTVTAVCSDCHTAHNVRPHSDPQSSIYRDNVPRTCEKCHGRIEKVHLKVVRGELWEKEPNKVPVCVDCHSPHKIRRIFYEQGMSNQDCLLCHGKKDLTAIRDGKTVSMYVDSLETQHSIHSKVSCAQCHTGITPSHQRPCATITSKVDCSICHEQVVETYKTSTHGMLADKNDPVAPVCRDCHGTHNILGHANEESPTYPTHVPDLCGKCHREGNKAAVRYNGTQHNILENYTESAHGKGLLQSGLVVTAMCTDCHTAHHELPRDNPESSINHKNVPATCGRCHNGIYEQFEQSIHSPLVSKTDKPLPACIDCHQSHTIIRTDTEGFKLGIINQCGKCHEDVTKTYFDTFHGKVSKLGYTAAAKCYDCHGAHNILPPYEPKSTLSRTNIVKTCGQCHPGSHRRFAGYLTHATHHDRHKYPILFYTFWFMTILLVGTLTIAGTHTLLWLPRSFQMMKKHKQLRIAALGNLEYVRFRTLPRRLHILVIISFLGLALTGMTLKFSYLGWAQWLSGVLGGFESAAYIHRVCAVITFFYFGAHIFDLIRTKIKEKKTWRQILFGANSMLPNRTDLKEVIGTFKWFFGLGPRPNYGRWTYWEKFDYFAVFWGVAIIGTTGLMLWFPEIFTRFLPGWIINVATIVHSDEALLAVAFIFTVHFFNTHFRPDKFPMDTVIFTGRVPLEELKQDRPREYEEMIKSREIKKHLAEPLPPVVIRGLKIFGGIALFIGISLIFLIIYAEIFGYR, from the coding sequence GTGACGGCCATTCGGTATAAATTCAATATATTATTGTTTCTGGTGTGTCTGACATTTGCCGGCGGGATCGCCATGGGGCAGACAGCCGATGATTGCCTTTCCTGTCACGGCGATATTACTCTTACAACTGCGCGCGATGGCAAGCAGATATCGCTCTTTATCGACGAAAAAATTTATAAGAAATCGGTGCATGGCGGTAATGACTGTGTGACCTGTCATGCCGATCTTTCCGGGACGGAATTTCCCCATAAGGCAAAGGTCGATCCGGTCGATTGCGGGTTGTGCCATGACCAGGTCGCGGCCGTCTATGACGGAAGCCTGCACGGAAAGGCGGTGACAGCCGGAATAAAGCTGGCCCCGCGCTGCTGGGATTGCCACGGCAGTCATGATATTGTTCCGGTGAAATCGCCGGAATCGCGAGTGACCAAATTCAACATTCCGTTTGTTTGCGGCAGTTGCCATAAGGAAGGAACTCCGGTCAGCCGCGATTTTGCCATTCCTCAGGACAGCATTCTGACCCATTATTCCGAGAGTATTCATGGCGAGGGGCTGTACAAGCAGGGGTTGACAGTAACAGCGGTATGCTCGGATTGTCACACGGCTCATAATGTTCGCCCCCACAGCGATCCGCAGTCAAGCATTTATAGAGACAATGTTCCCAGAACCTGTGAGAAATGTCACGGGCGAATCGAAAAGGTCCACCTGAAAGTGGTTCGCGGTGAGTTGTGGGAAAAGGAGCCGAACAAAGTTCCGGTTTGTGTCGATTGTCATTCGCCGCATAAGATAAGACGAATCTTCTATGAGCAGGGAATGTCGAATCAGGATTGCCTGCTCTGCCATGGAAAGAAGGATTTGACCGCGATTCGGGACGGAAAAACCGTTTCGATGTATGTCGATTCGCTGGAGACCCAGCATTCGATTCATTCGAAAGTATCATGCGCTCAATGCCATACCGGCATTACCCCGTCGCATCAGCGCCCCTGCGCGACGATAACATCGAAGGTAGACTGCTCCATCTGCCATGAGCAGGTGGTGGAGACATATAAAACCAGCACCCATGGAATGCTTGCGGATAAGAATGACCCGGTGGCGCCGGTTTGCCGCGACTGCCACGGTACCCATAATATATTGGGGCACGCCAACGAGGAATCGCCGACCTACCCCACTCACGTGCCGGATTTGTGCGGGAAATGCCATCGCGAAGGGAACAAGGCGGCGGTTCGATATAATGGAACCCAGCACAACATCCTGGAGAATTATACCGAAAGTGCTCATGGCAAGGGACTTCTTCAAAGCGGGTTGGTGGTCACGGCGATGTGCACCGATTGTCATACTGCCCATCATGAATTGCCGCGAGATAATCCGGAATCGAGCATTAATCATAAGAATGTGCCGGCGACATGCGGACGGTGTCATAACGGCATTTACGAGCAGTTCGAACAGAGCATTCATTCGCCTCTGGTTTCAAAGACCGACAAACCGCTTCCGGCCTGCATCGATTGCCATCAGTCGCACACCATAATTCGCACCGATACGGAGGGTTTCAAACTTGGGATTATCAACCAGTGCGGAAAATGTCATGAAGATGTGACTAAAACCTATTTCGATACATTTCACGGCAAGGTCTCCAAACTGGGATATACGGCGGCCGCCAAGTGCTATGATTGCCATGGGGCACATAACATTCTGCCTCCGTATGAACCGAAATCGACTCTTTCGCGCACCAATATTGTCAAAACCTGCGGACAATGTCACCCAGGCTCGCACCGCCGCTTCGCCGGTTATCTAACCCATGCGACTCATCACGATCGCCACAAATATCCGATTCTTTTTTATACGTTCTGGTTCATGACGATTCTTCTGGTTGGGACCCTGACGATTGCCGGAACGCATACGCTGCTCTGGTTACCCCGTTCGTTCCAGATGATGAAGAAACACAAGCAATTACGGATTGCGGCCCTGGGGAATCTGGAGTATGTCCGTTTCCGGACCCTGCCGAGAAGACTTCATATTCTGGTTATCATCAGTTTCCTGGGACTGGCATTAACCGGCATGACCCTCAAATTTTCCTATCTCGGCTGGGCGCAGTGGCTATCGGGGGTTCTGGGCGGATTCGAATCGGCCGCGTATATTCACCGGGTCTGCGCGGTGATAACATTTTTCTATTTTGGGGCGCATATCTTCGATCTGATCCGAACCAAAATAAAGGAGAAGAAGACCTGGCGGCAGATACTATTCGGGGCGAATTCGATGCTTCCCAACAGAACCGATTTGAAAGAAGTGATCGGGACATTTAAGTGGTTTTTCGGTCTCGGGCCGCGGCCCAACTACGGGCGATGGACCTACTGGGAAAAGTTCGACTACTTCGCCGTTTTCTGGGGTGTGGCAATTATCGGGACGACCGGACTGATGCTCTGGTTTCCGGAGATTTTCACCCGCTTCCTGCCGGGCTGGATAATAAATGTGGCGACTATCGTGCATTCCGACGAAGCGCTTTTGGCAGTGGCATTTATATTCACAGTGCATTTCTTCAATACTCATTTCCGGCCCGACAAATTCCCGATGGATACGGTAATATTTACGGGCCGGGTACCGCTGGAGGAGTTGAAACAGGATCGCCCCCGCGAGTATGAGGAAATGATCAAAAGCCGCGAGATTAAGAAACATCTGGCTGAGCCGTTGCCGCCGGTCGTTATCAGGGGCCTGAAGATTTTCGGCGGGATAGCACTATTTATTGGGATCTCTCTTATTTTTCTCATCATATATGCTGAAATATTCGGCTATCGCTGA
- a CDS encoding Putative GAF sensor protein (fragment) (Evidence 3 : Putative function from multiple computational evidences): MNERQIAFLNLLNDVSAVADASLGRDAKLQKITELLMDRVAAYNWVGFYLVDSGQKRTLLLGPFSGEPTTHTQIPFGKGICGQAAETEKVFIVDDVTAEDNYLSCSINVKSEIVLPIHKNGAIIGELDIDSHTAAAFDSEDQEFLSKICDIASRII, translated from the coding sequence ATGAATGAACGTCAAATCGCTTTTTTAAACCTATTAAATGATGTATCCGCCGTGGCCGACGCCTCTCTTGGCCGCGACGCCAAACTGCAGAAAATTACGGAGCTTTTAATGGACCGGGTGGCCGCCTATAACTGGGTCGGATTTTATCTGGTTGACTCCGGGCAGAAAAGGACGCTGCTTCTCGGTCCCTTTTCCGGCGAACCGACCACCCATACCCAAATACCCTTCGGCAAGGGGATTTGCGGTCAGGCCGCGGAAACCGAAAAAGTATTTATCGTTGATGATGTCACCGCCGAAGACAATTATCTATCATGCAGTATTAACGTCAAATCGGAAATTGTTCTGCCGATCCATAAGAACGGCGCGATTATTGGTGAACTCGATATCGATTCCCATACCGCCGCAGCCTTTGATTCCGAAGACCAGGAATTTTTATCGAAAATTTGCGATATCGCCTCTAGAATCATCTGA
- a CDS encoding hypothetical protein (Evidence 5 : Unknown function), translating to MKKWPRISARPFYRKPPETPPAGSEAASQIGGNHIEKSVTSYPLLLFLEPLMSIQEPHSTCEYCIRRTN from the coding sequence ATGAAAAAATGGCCCCGCATTTCAGCGAGGCCATTCTATCGTAAGCCGCCTGAGACTCCCCCTGCCGGATCTGAAGCGGCCTCTCAAATTGGAGGCAACCATATCGAGAAGTCCGTTACCTCTTACCCCCTTTTACTCTTCCTTGAGCCCCTGATGTCAATTCAAGAACCACATTCCACCTGTGAGTATTGCATACGGCGTACCAATTAA
- a CDS encoding conserved hypothetical protein (Evidence 4 : Unknown function but conserved in other organisms): MEIILDRYALRKMGYGLYIVSSILDGKPNGQIANTVFQITSKPVRIAAAISRSNLTHEYIKESLRYSISILQESTPFPFIGLFGFRSGRVIDKFATAAFRYGTSGCPIITENAVAFMEAKVVNQLDIGTHTLFIGEVTEAEILNDNPPMTYLYYQEKLKGKTPVDSPTFIPENPAS, from the coding sequence ATGGAGATAATTTTGGATCGCTATGCCCTGCGCAAAATGGGCTATGGCCTCTATATTGTTAGTTCTATCCTGGACGGTAAACCCAACGGCCAGATTGCCAACACGGTCTTTCAGATAACCTCCAAACCGGTTCGTATCGCGGCCGCCATAAGCCGCAGCAATTTGACACATGAATACATAAAAGAGAGTCTTCGATACAGTATTTCCATCCTGCAGGAATCGACCCCTTTTCCCTTTATCGGGCTATTCGGTTTTCGCTCCGGAAGGGTTATCGATAAGTTCGCCACAGCCGCCTTTCGCTATGGCACCTCCGGCTGCCCCATTATAACTGAAAACGCCGTCGCCTTCATGGAAGCCAAGGTGGTCAATCAGCTTGATATCGGAACCCACACCCTTTTTATTGGTGAGGTTACGGAGGCCGAAATTTTGAATGATAATCCTCCCATGACCTACCTTTACTATCAGGAAAAATTAAAGGGAAAAACCCCCGTCGATTCTCCCACCTTTATACCCGAAAATCCGGCATCATAA
- a CDS encoding Transcriptional regulator, BadM/Rrf2 family, with protein MLSLKAQYGLRAIVALAANYGKGPIQAKEIASTQGVPVRYLELLLAQLRRARLVDANRGKNGGYILARDPGGITVWDVVTAFEGKMIITQLREPGTPEDNAHGLSFIWKEAEKKVIDYLASIKVADIMEMIRTGQEMYFI; from the coding sequence ATGCTATCATTAAAAGCACAATATGGATTGAGGGCGATTGTGGCGCTAGCCGCCAACTATGGGAAAGGGCCGATTCAGGCTAAGGAAATTGCCAGTACACAGGGAGTACCAGTCAGATATCTGGAGTTGCTTCTGGCGCAATTGCGGCGGGCCAGACTGGTGGATGCCAATCGGGGAAAAAACGGCGGATATATTTTAGCCCGAGATCCGGGAGGGATAACGGTCTGGGATGTGGTGACGGCTTTTGAGGGGAAGATGATAATCACCCAGTTGAGGGAACCGGGGACCCCGGAAGACAACGCGCACGGTCTCTCTTTCATTTGGAAAGAAGCGGAGAAAAAGGTCATTGATTATCTGGCGTCGATTAAAGTTGCGGACATCATGGAAATGATCCGGACCGGTCAGGAAATGTATTTTATATAG
- a CDS encoding Alkylhydroperoxidase like protein, ahpd family, translating to MDKSRADKFREEREKLNDIVMKYAGINTKRFYNIDWQTYQDGALSTKTKEMLGLVASLVLRCDDCIMYHLVRCFEEGVADNELEEALTVGLVVGGSITIPHLRRAWRAWDEMKISGKPGKSGVHSHE from the coding sequence ATGGATAAAAGCCGAGCCGATAAATTTCGGGAGGAGCGGGAAAAATTGAATGATATTGTCATGAAATACGCCGGAATTAATACCAAGCGGTTTTATAATATCGACTGGCAGACATATCAGGACGGGGCTCTGTCGACCAAAACAAAAGAAATGCTGGGGTTGGTGGCCTCCCTGGTTCTCCGGTGTGACGACTGCATCATGTATCATCTCGTACGGTGTTTCGAAGAGGGGGTCGCCGATAATGAGTTGGAAGAGGCCCTAACCGTCGGGCTTGTCGTCGGAGGCTCCATTACTATTCCCCATCTCCGCCGCGCCTGGCGGGCCTGGGACGAAATGAAAATCTCGGGAAAGCCGGGAAAATCGGGGGTTCACTCCCATGAATGA